The sequence cAATCAGTAGCAACATCCATTCTCGAGCTCAGCCAACGTTAATGGCAGCAACTGTCGTTCCTTCTTCCATGTTGTTCTTCGAGCTCTTCTCTGCATCTTCACCTCGATCCATCTCGTCACTTCCATCGCCCACAGCTCCGAGCTTCCAATTTCGGTCACCAAAAGCAACCTTTCTCAATCATGATCATCACTGCTACCTCCATACTCTCgctgttctcttgatcaaaactCCACCCGAAGCCAACTCGATCTCTCCATCTCTGCCATCATCACAATCTCATCATTTCTTCCAACAGACCCTCTCCATCGATGGCCGATAATGGCAGCAGTTCATCATTATTGTCTCGCCTGATTTCTTCCCAAACTCGAGCACCACTGATTTATGGAAATCAGTCACTTACCCAAGCTTTGTCTCACCTTCATAAACCCAATGCTGCTCTCAGAAGCTCGAATATCTCTTTGTCATGTACCTACTAAATGTGAGAGGGTGCCCCTTATCGTATATGTCTTTAGTAATATTGGTATTTAGTAGTTAAAGAGTGCTAGTTAGTAGTAAGTTGTATTGGACGGTTTAGATGTAACCATCTGGGAGAGTCGTGAGTGTCGGATGCTGAGTGATAAACTTAGCTATATAAGGCTAGTGTCTCTGTAATGTGAAGACTAATCAAATTATTAATCCAAACAGAACTTTGTTCTTAGGCCGCGTTCAATTGAACCAGAGAAGCTCGATTCTTCGGAATTGGCAGAGGTTTATCCTCAACTATCACCTAAATCTTATCACTGTACTTAGGTATGTGATAATTGGTATCAGATTCTCATCCTGGAACCTGTAACCATGGCTACCACAGAAAAACTTCAAGAAATCTCAACTACCGTTACTCATAACACGGATTCAATCAAGGAAATCAAATCTGTGCTTAATTCCATGAATACAAAAATGGATCGTATTCTAAATCTTCTTGGAGTCGATCTACATCAGCCATCAAACATGGAAGAGTCTACTAATTCAATTGAGGATTTCACTCTCTCTCCatctgaggaaatcaaatcaactcttcctagtgttgatgaagaaaagGATTCTTTTGTTTTAGAATTGATTCCccaatttttctttgttgaagctgaagaagatgattattGTCTCGATTTTGATTTCCTCATTCCTTCGTTTTTCTTTTATGAAGAGGAAGCTTTGTCTGATGAGGTGAATTTTCAACCTAAAGAAGTTAGGGGTACTGACAGTAGTTGTGAGAAAGTCAAAGCTTGAAGGAGCTGGTCATTAATCACAGCAGGCTATTCAGTAAGGATCGTTCATCCATTCTTTCTGATTATTCTCGTAGCATATTTGATCGTAGTAAGTATGCAGTTATACCACCCAATTATTTTAGAAAATTGATTCTTCCATTGATTCTTAGTCCTGGGTTTAAATCAGATTTTGGGATTACAGATTCAATAATTCCCTTATTTGTTAATGATGTTGAAATTCATGTTAAGGGGAAGTTGTTTGTTAAAATACTTGAGAGTATAGCTTGTAAATGGGGTGATGTTGGAGTTGATTATCTCTTGTAGCTTAAAATGGGTAGAGTTTTTGACCGTGGAAAAGAATCAGATAGTATTCAAGGGTTTTATAATCATGTTGGTGAATCAATTGTGGATATGTTAGGCCTCTTGTTTGCTAAACTGCCTGAGAATGAAGCTTGGAATTTACAGGGTGTTGGAACTGATTTCCTAGTGCAGCTCAAAAGAGGTAAAGTTTTTGATCGTGGAAAAAGAACTGAACTCATTATGGAGTACTCATATCTTGCTGGTAAATATAGAATATGTGATATAGTTGCTTCTCATTCGTTTATATTCCTTGTGTGTTTAAATTTAATGGATGGATACCACAAAATGTTCATTCATGAGTTAGCTCTTGACGATTCTCTCGAATTGGGGTATATTCCTCCATTTTTCCTTGCTGCAAACGAAGCTGATGCTTCCACTGATGTTGCGAGTTTCAAATTTAAAGAAATCGATGAGGCTGTCGTGATTGATTTTGATAGGAATAATCACATCGACATGGGTGAAGTTTGTTTTTCTGTTCCATCTGATTATTGTCGAGTTTTATTTGATCGTGGAAAGGATTCCCAACATATTACGAGGTTTTCTTTTATTGGTGATTTTGATTATTTTAGTACTGGTATGAACTTACATTCTGAAGAAGTTGCAACACCAGCAATAGTTGACTTCCTCAAGCTAAATCAAGCCACAATTGGCAACGAAATTGATTCTGACAGCGAGTATTGCTTCAACAAGTTTGAAGAGATTTGCAAACATTTTTGCGTACTCGAGGAAATTTTTCATTCTCTACAGCTAATTACTATGTGATATTGGGAAGGATGGCCAGCGGTTGGTTCAAATGCTTGATATGAGGGACGAAGTTTCTCTTCTTTCACAGCTGCAGATAATTTGGGTCCCTTACCATCAAAATTTTAGCACCAATTATGTACCAGCTGGAGTGTTATCTTTACAACTGTTTCATTCTCCAAGTACAGCTCATGTTGTTGTTGGAATTAATGTTTATACTTCTCTGTGTACAACGAGTTACCGAGTAGTAATTCTCATTAAGTATACACACTGGATATATGATAGAGGTAAGTTGTTCGCTAGTCAAGGGTATTTTTCTTTTCCTGCTACTTATGAATGTTGTGTGATTACAATTACTTTTGGGATCACTGTGTTTCTTGTCTCGAAATGGACGACTGCCTACACTTATGATTCTTATGAATCTGTTTATCGAGCGGATGTTGTTCTAACAGAAGTTGACGTAGCAATATTACAGATGCTACTTACAGTGATTCACATTCCATTGGTGTTGATATTTGGGAAGTCCTCGCAATGGGAATTAAGTTTTTGTCTTATGATCTTCTGGAGTGCAGGGAATAGACCTCATAAGGTGTTTGTTGGAGTTTACTTCACTCTTACGACGCTTGTGAGCTCCTACTGTACCGCAGCTGGCAATGGATTTATACAAAGGCTGAAGATTGCAAGTTCAGCAGCTGAACTTGTTCGATCTAAATTTTGTACTTATACATTGATGTTTGCACTTTCAAGAAGTTGCCTTGGATTCTTCAGCACAAGTCTCTCCCCGTGCTGTTCATTGCCTATTCTTGAATTCTATAGTCACTATATTCTCCCACAAAACGGTGTCCAGGTACTTCTGAATTCCATCATAAGCACTGGTTCTTCCTACTTGCACTATGCTCACCATGAATTATATGAGTGTATTCGCCTATGGAGTTCGAAGGGTGGTAATTGTTTTTCTATCTACTTTATTTACATTTGATACTTATTTTATCGTGGAAAGGGGTTTTCTCGATCAATTCTGGATTCTTACAGTGGGACATCTATTTATGACATTGTTTTAGACCATGGGTACCAGCTGGAATTGTAAAATGGATTCATCTTTGGAAGTTCAAATGGTTTCCGCCTGCCTTGTGTAGTGTGAGAAACATTAGCTGGAGTGATAATATTTCTATATCCATGGAGTCCCTTGAAATAAACTGGAACTCTAGAAGTAATTGGTTTTGCGAGGCCAAGGTCCATAATCAAGTTGTAGCACCCCTCATGAGATTTCCCAGATGGCACCTGGCTGCTGCAAGTAGACTTTTCGGTATGGTTAAGCATTCGAGCTGGATATCTCCGTACACCTTGCACTGTGGCTGGTATTCTTGTGGCAACCAACAGATAAGTCTATACAAATGCAATTCCACTCAATGCCTTCTTATTTGTTACATTTTTATGTGCGGACTGTCTTATCAAACGGGGAAAGGGAATATCTGTCTCGTTGGTGCACTTGTTTGGATAATAGGAATCCATTTCAGTCTCGTGATACTTCAATATCCTAAGGCGGTTCGAGTGGGAGTTCTAATGTCAGAGACTTTCCGAGCTCGACTGAACCTATTGAAAAGAAGAGGCCAGTGCCAGATTATAACAAGGTCAAGGGAGTAGTACGATGTGGGACATACTTGGTGAATTACAATTTTACTTTAGCTGGCAAGGGAGCAGCACTTCGTATTCAAGACTTTTGTACAAGACTTGTCAGTTACCAAGGGTGTCTCTTTCTTACTATCACAGCGGTTTCGGATCTTGCATATGGTTCAACAATAGCTACAGGGATAATGGTCAATACAACAGTGGCTTCACGTCTTCACAGCTGCACCGCCAGGCTCCAAACCAACTTTTCGTACCTGAAGTTGCCGACTCGCcactcatccttgaggacaaggatgtttcgaAGGGGAAGGGAATGTCATGTACCTACTATATGTGAGAGGGTTCCCCTTATCGTATATGTATATGTCTTTAGTAATATTGGTATTTAATAGTTAAAGAGTGCTAGTTAGTAGTAAGTTGTATTAGACGGTTTAGATGTAACCATCTGGGAGAGTCGTTAGTGTCGGATGCTGAGTGATAAACCTAGCTATATAAGGCTAGTGCCTCTGTAATGTGAAGCCTAATCAAATTATTAATCCAAACAAAACTTTGTTCTTAGGCTGCGTTCAATTGAACCAGAGAAGCTCGATTCTTCGGAATTgtgagaggtttatcctcaactATCACCCAAATCTTGTCACTGTACTTCGGTATATGACACTCTTCTTCGAAATCCACCATTATCttgatcatcataatcatcaagtTCTGAATGCCATTGCATGTGTTCTATTTACGAATAGAGAAGAAAAAGTGCCCTGAGATAATAAGTGGGTGCCCTTAACAACATTTGAATCTGGCAGCCCCACCAGTGAAAAAAACTCGACTCCCTTTAGCACTTCCTATGAAAATGTCTGCCCCTTAACATGAGGGTGTCCCTTAGTGATCTTTATTCAACTGTCAGTCCTGGAAGACTGACAGTTTAGTTCCAGCTTCATTCTTGTTTCGCCCATTacttcttcatacgatgtcggaatgactccgttctttcgcgATTTCCTTCGTATTCTCGTCCTTTACACAATGAAGGATGTTttaacgaaacaatgaacatccaaatgattatgacaaaagattcagaatttaggcactggattgtcatgaaccaaacgtgactgaacaacaattggtggagtcttgcatc comes from Papaver somniferum cultivar HN1 chromosome 7, ASM357369v1, whole genome shotgun sequence and encodes:
- the LOC113296069 gene encoding uncharacterized protein LOC113296069 — protein: MLDMRDEVSLLSQLQIIWVPYHQNFSTNYVPAGVLSLQLFHSPSTAHVVVGINVYTSLCTTSYRVVILIKYTHWIYDRGKLFASQGYFSFPATYECCVITITFGITVFLVSKWTTAYTYDSYESVYRADVVLTEVDVAILQMLLTVIHIPLVLIFGKSSQWELSFCLMIFWSAGNRPHKVFVGVYFTLTTLVSSYCTAAGNGFIQRLKIASSAAELVRSKFCTYTLMFALSRSCLGFFSTSLSPCCSLPILEFYSHYILPQNGVQTMGTSWNCKMDSSLEVQMVSACLV
- the LOC113296070 gene encoding uncharacterized protein LOC113296070, giving the protein MGRVFDRGKESDSIQGFYNHVGESIVDMLGLLFAKLPENEAWNLQGVGTDFLVQLKRGKVFDRGKRTELIMEYSYLAGKYRICDIVASHSFIFLVCLNLMDGYHKMFIHELALDDSLELGYIPPFFLAANEADASTDVASFKFKEIDEAVVIDFDRNNHIDMGEVCFSVPSDYCRVLFDRGKDSQHITRFSFIGDFDYFSTGMNLHSEEVATPAIVDFLKLNQATIGNEIDSDSEYCFNKFEEICKHFCVLEEIFHSLQLITM